A region from the Vicia villosa cultivar HV-30 ecotype Madison, WI linkage group LG3, Vvil1.0, whole genome shotgun sequence genome encodes:
- the LOC131656795 gene encoding uncharacterized protein LOC131656795 isoform X2 — translation MISGSGNLLTNFHLKGASNHPFRLFQLPNRINHCPVCLQWNLCRILPCNLRKPHLYGIYKVIYAANTPKEFCKWIDLKKKKKINRHMIMNIQAFWIHLMETMLSSPEGKVRRSKLH, via the exons ATGATATCAGGAAGTGGAAATCTTTTGACAAATTTTCACCTGAAAGGAGCATCAAATCACCCTTTCCGACTGTTTCAGCTTCCGAACAG GATCAACCACTGTCCAGTTTGTCTTCAGTGGAATCTGTGCAGGATCCTTCCGTGCAACCTGCGAAAGCCGCATCTTTAT GGCATATATAAAGTGATCTATGCTGCTAATACACCAAAAGAGTTTTGCAAATGGATTGATCTGAAAAAG AAGAAAAAGATCAACAGGCACATGATAATGAACATTCAAGCCTTTTGGATACATCTGATGGAAACAATG TTATCCTCCCCCGAGGGAAAAGTGCGAAGGTCCAAACTGCACTAA
- the LOC131656795 gene encoding uncharacterized protein LOC131656795 isoform X3 — protein sequence MIHLIRKWKSFDKFSPERSIKSPFPTVSASEQDQPLSSLSSVESVQDPSVQPAKAASLLIYAANTPKEFCKWIDLKKKKKINRHMIMNIQAFWIHLMETMLSSPEGKVRRSKLH from the exons ATGATCCATCTCATTAG GAAGTGGAAATCTTTTGACAAATTTTCACCTGAAAGGAGCATCAAATCACCCTTTCCGACTGTTTCAGCTTCCGAACAG GATCAACCACTGTCCAGTTTGTCTTCAGTGGAATCTGTGCAGGATCCTTCCGTGCAACCTGCGAAAGCCGCATCTTTAT TGATCTATGCTGCTAATACACCAAAAGAGTTTTGCAAATGGATTGATCTGAAAAAG AAGAAAAAGATCAACAGGCACATGATAATGAACATTCAAGCCTTTTGGATACATCTGATGGAAACAATG TTATCCTCCCCCGAGGGAAAAGTGCGAAGGTCCAAACTGCACTAA
- the LOC131656795 gene encoding nucleobase-ascorbate transporter 5-like isoform X1, which yields MKNPKSPIKTNPNSIFNSDYILHDGNRKLQEEIEKLRITEDPQVEKAQMIQTLLFVGGIKTLLQTWFGTRLPVVVGASFSFLIPAISVALSTRMSVFPDPHERFRMVLVVSHGALMEVLLVLRLLNI from the exons ATGAAAAACCCTAAATCCCCAATCAAAACCAACCCCAATTCAATATTCAATAGTGATTACATTTTACACGATGGAAATCGAAAATTGCAAGAAGAAATAGAAAAGCTACGAATAACAGAAGATCCTCAG GTGGAAAAAGCTCAAATGATACAAACACTACTGTTTGTTGGAGGCATTAAGACATTGTTGCAGACTTGGTTTGGAACAAGGCTTCCTGTGGTTGTAGGAGCATCGTTTTCTTTTCTCATTCCTGCTATTTCTGTTGCTCTTTCAACCAGAATGAGTGTGTTCCCTGATCCTCATGAG AGGTTCAGAATGGTGTTAGTCGTGTCACATGGAGCCCTGATGGAAGTTTTGTTG GTGTTGCGTTTACTAAACATTTGA
- the LOC131656795 gene encoding uncharacterized protein LOC131656795 isoform X4, whose translation MISGSGNLLTNFHLKGASNHPFRLFQLPNRINHCPVCLQWNLCRILPCNLRKPHLYGIYKVIYAANTPKEFCKWIDLKKKKKINRHMIMNIQAFWIHLMETMKR comes from the exons ATGATATCAGGAAGTGGAAATCTTTTGACAAATTTTCACCTGAAAGGAGCATCAAATCACCCTTTCCGACTGTTTCAGCTTCCGAACAG GATCAACCACTGTCCAGTTTGTCTTCAGTGGAATCTGTGCAGGATCCTTCCGTGCAACCTGCGAAAGCCGCATCTTTAT GGCATATATAAAGTGATCTATGCTGCTAATACACCAAAAGAGTTTTGCAAATGGATTGATCTGAAAAAG AAGAAAAAGATCAACAGGCACATGATAATGAACATTCAAGCCTTTTGGATACATCTGATGGAAACAATG AAAAGGTGA